The following DNA comes from Teredinibacter haidensis.
ATTTCATCGAAGCGTCCTTTGCGCATTAATTCCGGGGGCAGCTGGCTAATGTCGTTGCTGGTGGCCACCATGAATACGCGGCTTTTTCTTTCGGCCATCCAGGTTAGGAGTGTTCCGAGCAGGCGTTTGGGTGTGCCGTTGTCGTCGTTGCCGTCGGCCATGCCTTTTTCTATTTCATCTAACCACAGTACGCAAGGCGCCATTAAATCGGCAAGCTTTAGGGCTTCGCGTAAATTGCGTTCGGTTTCACCAATATATTTATTAAACAGTGCGGCCATGTCCAAGCGTAATAATGGCAAGCCCCACACGCCAGCAATCGCTTTAGCCGCGAGGCTTTTTCCGCCGCCTTGTACTCCAAAGAGTAGTACGCCTTTGGGTGGGTCCAGCTTTGTGTCGTCATTGGAGATCGCGTGCTGCCGGTGTTCCAACCATTTTTTTAGGTTGTGCAGGCCAGCTACGTCGCGCATATGGGCGGTGCTGTATTCAAAGTGCAGTACACCTTCCATATTCATTAGCGCAAATTTGGCTTTGGTTACTTCGGGTAAATCGGCTTCGGTTATTGCGCCGTCGTCGGCGATGGCTCCATAGGCCAACCGACGAACGTCCTGGTGGGGCAAGCCTTTTAAGTTGTTAACTAGTTTTTGCAGGGTTTGGTTGTCGGTTTTAATTTTATTTTTGTGGTTTCTCTCTGCCCAGTCTCGCGCTTGCTCTCGAATAATGGCCAGTATTTCGTCTTCACTGGGCATGGAGATGGAGACCGAGGCCCCGTGGCGGGAGAGTTCCGGCGGAAGATCTAATCGATGGCTGACCAGTACCAGCCGATGCTTAGCAACACCGTATTGGAGGGCGATGTCTTTCAGTAGGCGCACAATTTTGGGCGTATCGAGAAAGGGGTGAATATCGCATAGTACGAAGGCGCCCGGCTTGCGGTATTGCTTGATGTAGTTGAGCGCGACCTCTGGGTCGGCATATTGCTCTGGGTTCGCCAGCTCCAGGCCAAAGCCTAGCGGTGCCA
Coding sequences within:
- a CDS encoding AAA family ATPase, coding for MNNNDLSLILNTNVAIVVVETWDEARTIELLRDLFRTASLPSWRWSFTEGLAPLGFGLELANPEQYADPEVALNYIKQYRKPGAFVLCDIHPFLDTPKIVRLLKDIALQYGVAKHRLVLVSHRLDLPPELSRHGASVSISMPSEDEILAIIREQARDWAERNHKNKIKTDNQTLQKLVNNLKGLPHQDVRRLAYGAIADDGAITEADLPEVTKAKFALMNMEGVLHFEYSTAHMRDVAGLHNLKKWLEHRQHAISNDDTKLDPPKGVLLFGVQGGGKSLAAKAIAGVWGLPLLRLDMAALFNKYIGETERNLREALKLADLMAPCVLWLDEIEKGMADGNDDNGTPKRLLGTLLTWMAERKSRVFMVATSNDISQLPPELMRKGRFDEIFFIDLPDHQTRFHIFTIHLNKRELEPSHYNLDAMAQLTEGFTGAEIEQAVVSATYSAAARGTQVSPELLQAAIQQTQPLSIVMAEKIEQLQAWAKERAVKAN